One window of the Pseudomonas lurida genome contains the following:
- a CDS encoding amidase, with the protein MMQVTEVSIAQLRAALESGQTTAVELVKAYLARIDAYDGPQTATALNAVVVRNPEALKEAEASDARRAKGETLGPLDGIPYTAKDSYLVKGLTAASGSPAFAHLVAQRDAFTVERLRAGGAICLGKTNMPPMANGGMQRGVYGRAESPYNADYLTAPFASGSSNGAGTATAASFAAFGLAEETWSSGRGPASNNGLCAYTPSRGVISVRGNWPLTPTMDVVVPYARTMADLLEILDVVVAEDPDTRGDLWRLQPWVPIPSVTSVRPATYAELAVTAESFAGKRFGVPRMYINADPEAGTSEKPGIGGPTGQKINTRASVIDLWEDARQALEAAGAEVIEVDFPLVSNCEGDRPGAPTVFNRGLVSKAFLHDELWELSAWAFDDFLRANNDPALNRLADVDGPKIFPHEPGTLPNREDDLAAGMDEYVRMAERGITPWDQISTVPDGLRGLEQTRRIDLEEWMDKLGLDAVLFPTVADVGPADADVNETSADIAWSNGVWVANGNLAIRHLGVPTVTVPMGVMADIGMPVGLTFAGRAYDDSALLRFASAYEATGSKRLIPPRTPPLAAG; encoded by the coding sequence GTGATGCAAGTTACCGAAGTCTCCATTGCCCAATTGCGCGCTGCGCTTGAATCTGGCCAGACCACGGCCGTCGAACTGGTCAAGGCTTACCTGGCACGGATCGATGCCTACGACGGTCCGCAAACCGCCACCGCCTTGAATGCCGTCGTGGTGCGCAACCCCGAAGCCCTGAAAGAAGCCGAGGCGTCCGATGCTCGCCGGGCCAAGGGCGAAACCTTGGGGCCACTGGATGGCATTCCCTACACCGCCAAAGACAGCTACCTGGTCAAGGGCCTGACCGCGGCATCCGGCAGCCCGGCGTTTGCCCACCTGGTCGCCCAGCGTGATGCGTTCACCGTCGAGCGCCTGCGTGCCGGTGGCGCTATCTGCCTGGGCAAGACCAACATGCCGCCAATGGCTAACGGCGGGATGCAGCGTGGCGTGTATGGCCGCGCCGAAAGCCCGTATAACGCCGATTACCTGACCGCACCCTTTGCCTCCGGCTCGTCCAACGGCGCCGGCACCGCGACGGCGGCGAGCTTTGCGGCCTTCGGCCTGGCGGAAGAAACCTGGTCGAGTGGGCGCGGCCCGGCATCCAACAATGGCCTGTGCGCCTATACCCCGTCCCGTGGGGTGATTTCGGTGCGCGGCAATTGGCCTTTGACACCGACCATGGACGTGGTGGTGCCGTACGCCCGCACCATGGCCGATCTGTTGGAAATCCTCGACGTGGTGGTGGCCGAAGACCCGGACACCCGTGGCGACCTGTGGCGCCTGCAGCCATGGGTGCCGATCCCCAGTGTTACCTCGGTGCGCCCGGCTACCTACGCCGAGCTGGCCGTGACTGCCGAATCCTTCGCGGGCAAACGCTTTGGCGTACCGCGCATGTACATCAATGCCGACCCCGAGGCAGGCACCAGCGAAAAACCCGGGATCGGCGGCCCCACGGGGCAGAAGATCAACACCCGCGCCAGCGTGATCGACCTGTGGGAAGACGCACGCCAGGCGCTGGAAGCCGCCGGTGCCGAAGTGATTGAGGTGGACTTCCCGCTGGTCTCCAACTGCGAGGGCGACCGCCCTGGCGCACCCACCGTGTTTAACCGAGGGCTGGTGTCCAAGGCATTCCTCCACGATGAGCTGTGGGAATTGTCAGCCTGGGCCTTCGATGATTTCCTGCGCGCCAACAACGACCCCGCCCTCAACCGCCTGGCGGATGTGGACGGGCCGAAGATCTTCCCCCACGAACCAGGCACCCTGCCCAACCGCGAGGACGACCTGGCCGCCGGCATGGACGAATACGTGCGCATGGCCGAACGCGGCATTACCCCGTGGGACCAGATCAGTACCGTCCCCGACGGCCTGCGCGGCCTGGAGCAAACCCGGCGTATCGACCTGGAAGAGTGGATGGATAAGCTCGGCCTCGACGCGGTGCTGTTCCCCACCGTCGCGGACGTGGGCCCGGCGGATGCCGATGTGAACGAAACCAGCGCTGATATCGCCTGGAGCAACGGCGTCTGGGTGGCCAACGGCAACCTTGCTATCCGCCACCTGGGCGTGCCGACTGTCACCGTGCCGATGGGTGTGATGGCCGACATCGGCATGCCGGTGGGGCTGACGTTTGCCGGGCGTGCCTATGACGATTCGGCGTTGCTGCGCTTTGCATCAGCGTATGAAGCCACCGGCAGCAAGCGCCTGATTCCGCCGCGCACACCACCGTTGGCAGCTGGCTAA
- a CDS encoding RidA family protein translates to MTPDEKYQAAQQRLGYQLDEFKVGGNYTPLVRDGNHLYLSGQIPRVGDTIVLPGKVGDSLTLAQAQIAAGISVLRCLGLLKQALGSLDRIKAIPRINVYVRSAEDFDQQSEVANGASDLLHEILGSAGVHTRTSLGVMQLPKSAAVEVDMIAVAHSA, encoded by the coding sequence ATGACACCCGACGAAAAATACCAGGCCGCCCAACAACGCCTCGGCTATCAGCTGGACGAATTCAAGGTCGGTGGCAACTACACGCCACTGGTTCGCGACGGCAACCATCTGTACCTCAGCGGCCAGATCCCCCGCGTGGGCGATACCATCGTGCTGCCGGGCAAGGTCGGTGACAGCCTGACCCTGGCCCAGGCACAAATTGCCGCCGGCATCAGCGTCTTGCGCTGCCTGGGGCTGCTCAAGCAAGCATTGGGGTCGCTGGACCGGATCAAGGCGATCCCGCGTATCAACGTGTACGTACGCAGTGCCGAGGATTTTGACCAGCAAAGTGAAGTGGCCAACGGCGCATCGGACCTGTTGCACGAGATCCTGGGCAGCGCCGGGGTGCATACGCGTACGTCGCTGGGGGTGATGCAGCTGCCGAAATCGGCGGCGGTGGAGGTCGATATGATTGCGGTGGCGCATAGCGCCTGA
- a CDS encoding DUF6434 domain-containing protein: MDFDWHSDPITRATPVTPHYKNTQNVRRFMLEQCGPGFKFDRPFMAWICNEVPKTLGDVVDEWRRRQEDSRP; this comes from the coding sequence ATGGATTTTGACTGGCACAGCGACCCCATTACCCGCGCCACGCCCGTGACCCCACACTACAAAAACACTCAGAACGTGCGCCGCTTCATGCTTGAGCAGTGCGGCCCGGGGTTCAAGTTCGACCGGCCGTTCATGGCTTGGATTTGCAACGAGGTGCCCAAGACCCTGGGCGACGTGGTTGATGAGTGGCGGCGCCGACAAGAGGATTCACGCCCATGA
- a CDS encoding nuclear transport factor 2 family protein: MQNVKVLIGFLCLFSGYVAAAPAPAEKDVAQAVDQLTQAMLHLDLKQLHALTADKLTYGHSSGKVQNKDQFIADLETHTSAFKTLEMQNQTITLQGDTALVRNHFHALAVNSGVEVPTDIDNFQVWQKQKGKWLLIGRQAYKY, translated from the coding sequence ATGCAAAACGTCAAAGTGCTGATCGGTTTTCTGTGCCTGTTCAGCGGTTATGTGGCTGCAGCGCCCGCCCCTGCCGAAAAGGATGTGGCCCAAGCGGTCGACCAACTGACCCAAGCCATGCTGCACCTGGATCTCAAGCAGCTTCACGCGCTGACCGCTGACAAACTTACCTACGGCCACTCCAGCGGCAAGGTGCAGAACAAAGACCAATTCATCGCCGACCTGGAAACCCACACCAGCGCGTTCAAGACCCTGGAGATGCAAAACCAGACCATTACCCTGCAAGGCGACACCGCCCTGGTACGCAACCACTTCCACGCCCTGGCGGTGAACAGTGGCGTGGAAGTGCCGACGGATATCGATAACTTCCAGGTGTGGCAGAAGCAAAAAGGCAAATGGCTGTTGATCGGACGCCAGGCCTACAAGTACTGA
- a CDS encoding aminotransferase-like domain-containing protein, with protein sequence MPRARYKSLVDTFAADIRSGKMPPGTRLPTHRQLAADHGLALVTASRVYTELEAMGLVSGETGRGTFVREISLPPGQGSGQMPVAAGMLDLNFNYPSLPGQAELLRTALRQLALSGDLEALLRYQPHGGRPHERAAFARHLLSRGLSVEADQVLLVSGAQHGLAVTMMALLKPGDVIAVDALTYSGFKVLAETLHLEVVAIPVTPVGPDLDALQALCRRRPVRAVYSMPTLHNPLGWVMGRNSREQLVAIARQYNLMIIEDAAYAFLAADAPPPVASLAPERTVYVGGLSKSVATGLRVGFVAAPNEWVKPLERTIMATTWNVPGVMSAIAVAWIDDGTVAQLEAQKREDAQARQALAARVLKGLAYTSHPSSYFLWLPLAEDARADQVAMTLQREGVCVSTAEPFAVSAHVPHALRLALGSVAMPALHEALLNVRKVVEW encoded by the coding sequence ATGCCCCGTGCTCGTTACAAGTCGTTGGTCGACACGTTCGCCGCAGACATTCGCAGCGGCAAGATGCCGCCCGGTACGCGCCTGCCGACGCATCGTCAACTGGCCGCCGACCATGGCCTGGCGCTGGTCACTGCGAGCCGTGTGTACACGGAGCTCGAGGCCATGGGGCTGGTCAGCGGGGAGACCGGGCGCGGCACCTTTGTGCGCGAGATTTCGCTGCCGCCAGGGCAGGGCAGTGGGCAGATGCCGGTGGCGGCGGGCATGCTAGACCTCAATTTCAACTACCCCTCGTTGCCGGGCCAGGCTGAGTTGCTGCGCACGGCGTTGCGCCAGTTGGCGTTGTCCGGGGACCTGGAAGCCCTGTTGCGTTACCAGCCTCATGGCGGCCGCCCGCATGAGCGTGCTGCGTTCGCGCGGCACTTGCTCAGCCGAGGCCTGAGCGTGGAGGCCGATCAGGTGCTGTTGGTCAGTGGCGCCCAGCATGGCTTGGCGGTGACCATGATGGCGTTGCTCAAGCCTGGGGATGTGATTGCGGTGGACGCGTTGACCTATTCCGGGTTCAAGGTGCTGGCCGAGACCCTGCACCTGGAAGTCGTCGCGATCCCGGTAACGCCTGTGGGACCCGACCTGGACGCCCTGCAAGCCCTGTGTCGCCGGCGTCCCGTACGTGCCGTGTACAGCATGCCGACCCTGCACAATCCCCTCGGCTGGGTGATGGGCAGGAACTCACGTGAGCAACTGGTTGCCATCGCCCGCCAATACAACCTGATGATCATCGAGGACGCCGCCTATGCGTTCCTGGCCGCAGACGCACCGCCGCCCGTGGCGAGCCTGGCACCGGAGCGCACGGTGTATGTGGGAGGGCTGTCGAAAAGTGTTGCGACTGGCCTGCGTGTCGGGTTCGTCGCCGCGCCGAATGAATGGGTGAAACCCCTCGAGCGCACCATCATGGCCACGACCTGGAATGTGCCCGGTGTGATGAGCGCCATTGCGGTGGCCTGGATCGACGATGGCACTGTGGCACAGCTGGAGGCGCAAAAGCGCGAGGACGCCCAGGCCCGCCAGGCGCTGGCTGCGCGTGTGCTCAAAGGGCTGGCCTACACCAGCCATCCTTCATCGTATTTCTTGTGGTTACCGCTGGCGGAAGACGCGCGGGCTGATCAAGTCGCCATGACCTTGCAGCGCGAAGGCGTCTGCGTGTCCACCGCCGAGCCCTTTGCCGTCTCGGCCCATGTCCCGCATGCGCTACGCCTGGCCTTGGGCTCGGTAGCCATGCCCGCGCTGCACGAGGCATTGCTCAACGTGCGCAAGGTGGTGGAGTGGTGA
- a CDS encoding DMT family transporter: MERTSLLNTLDTRTQGWINGFIGVVIFSGSLPATRLAVMEFDPVFLTMLRAAIAAVLGLLLLWLFKEQRPARHQWMPLAIVALGVVIGFPLLTALALQYVTSAHSIVFIGLLPLATAVFGVLRGGERPRLVFWLFSILGSVLVMGYAVAQGLSAAPAGDVLMLLAVLVCGLGYAEGAKLSRSLGGWQVICWALVVSIPVVVPLSLVMAPTSLHGISLPAWLSLGYVSLFSMLIGFVFWYRGLAQGGIAAVGQLQLLQPFFGLALAAGLLHEQVSLGMVLVTIAVIACVAGAKKFAR, translated from the coding sequence ATGGAACGCACCTCCCTTCTCAACACGCTGGATACCCGCACCCAAGGCTGGATCAACGGCTTTATCGGCGTAGTGATTTTCAGCGGTTCCCTGCCCGCCACGCGCCTGGCGGTGATGGAATTCGACCCGGTGTTCCTGACCATGCTCCGTGCGGCCATCGCTGCCGTCCTGGGGTTACTGTTGCTGTGGCTGTTCAAGGAGCAGCGCCCCGCGCGCCATCAATGGATGCCTCTCGCGATCGTCGCCCTTGGGGTCGTGATCGGCTTCCCCCTGCTCACCGCCCTGGCGTTGCAATACGTGACGTCGGCCCACTCCATCGTGTTCATCGGCCTGCTGCCACTGGCCACCGCCGTCTTTGGCGTGCTGCGCGGTGGCGAACGCCCGCGCCTGGTGTTCTGGTTGTTCTCGATCCTCGGCAGCGTGCTGGTGATGGGTTACGCCGTCGCCCAGGGCTTGAGCGCCGCGCCTGCCGGAGACGTGCTGATGCTGCTGGCGGTGCTGGTGTGCGGCCTGGGTTACGCCGAAGGCGCCAAGTTGTCGCGCAGCCTGGGCGGCTGGCAGGTGATCTGCTGGGCGCTGGTGGTGTCGATACCGGTAGTGGTGCCGTTGAGCCTGGTCATGGCGCCGACGAGCCTGCACGGCATCAGCCTGCCGGCCTGGTTGAGCCTGGGTTATGTGTCCCTGTTCAGCATGCTGATCGGCTTTGTGTTCTGGTATCGGGGCCTGGCCCAGGGAGGCATCGCGGCGGTTGGCCAATTGCAATTGCTGCAACCGTTTTTTGGCCTGGCATTGGCGGCGGGTTTGCTGCACGAGCAGGTCAGCCTGGGCATGGTACTGGTGACAATCGCGGTGATCGCTTGCGTGGCCGGCGCGAAGAAGTTCGCGCGCTAG
- a CDS encoding YceI family protein, protein MKRRMSPVAVLALILAYCSSAQAVEYRDVNRTASQISFTYQQLGQRVYGTFSEFEGVLTFDTQRPEAGHALLKIQLASIDAGSPDANDELQRESWFDTATYPVGVYESTAVKALGDNRYTISGNLTIKGTTHPVDVDVVLKEQSGIGVFDGEFILKRGDFKIGEGEWAGNSVVSNDINIKFKMVAPQR, encoded by the coding sequence ATGAAACGACGAATGTCCCCGGTCGCCGTACTGGCCCTGATCCTTGCCTACTGTTCCAGCGCGCAGGCGGTGGAGTACAGGGACGTCAACCGTACCGCCAGCCAGATCAGCTTTACCTACCAGCAATTGGGGCAGCGGGTGTACGGCACCTTCAGTGAGTTCGAAGGCGTCTTGACCTTCGATACGCAAAGGCCGGAAGCAGGGCATGCCTTGCTCAAGATCCAACTTGCGAGCATCGACGCCGGCAGCCCTGATGCCAACGACGAGCTGCAACGTGAATCCTGGTTCGATACCGCGACCTACCCGGTGGGCGTGTACGAATCCACCGCCGTCAAGGCGCTGGGAGACAACCGCTACACGATCAGCGGCAACCTGACTATCAAGGGCACCACGCACCCGGTGGACGTCGACGTGGTGCTCAAGGAGCAAAGCGGCATTGGCGTGTTCGACGGTGAGTTCATCCTCAAGCGCGGCGACTTCAAGATCGGCGAGGGTGAATGGGCGGGCAACAGCGTGGTGTCCAATGACATCAACATCAAGTTCAAGATGGTCGCGCCGCAGCGCTAG